A DNA window from Clavibacter sepedonicus contains the following coding sequences:
- a CDS encoding cobalamin-independent methionine synthase II family protein, with product MTDRILTTHAGSLPRTPELTRLLVARDQRRAFDQDELAELTASAVADTVRKQLETGLDIVNDGEVPRVGFSTYVLERIDGFGGAGHRKPTLDSIKFPEYAAFQAKQIVEGADVACVWDPPVAQGLLEYDPALAGITEDLDGFARELAVQAGRGLAPAGTFFSAATPGIVSTTLLLDAANPHYGDDRAYVFALADQLKLEYDAIVARGHTLQLDAPDLAMERVIQFGDATLEEFLAAVDLHVDALNHAIRDIPREKVRLHVCWGNWQGPHQDDVPVEVLLPHLYRARVGAFSIPLGNPAHQHEAPSFRGHPLPEGAVLIPGVVDVTTNYLEHPQVIANRILEVVDAVGDPARVIAGTDCGLSTFASYEFVATDVAWAKLAALVEGAAIASRRVLGS from the coding sequence ATGACGGACCGCATCCTGACCACGCACGCCGGCAGCCTGCCGCGCACGCCCGAGCTGACCCGCCTGCTCGTCGCCCGCGACCAGCGGCGCGCGTTCGACCAGGACGAGCTCGCGGAGCTCACCGCGTCGGCCGTCGCCGACACCGTGCGGAAGCAGCTGGAGACCGGGCTCGACATCGTGAACGACGGCGAGGTGCCGCGCGTCGGCTTCTCGACCTACGTGCTCGAGCGCATCGACGGGTTCGGCGGCGCCGGGCACCGGAAGCCCACGCTCGACTCGATCAAGTTCCCCGAGTACGCCGCGTTCCAGGCGAAGCAGATCGTGGAGGGTGCGGACGTGGCGTGCGTTTGGGATCCGCCGGTCGCCCAGGGCCTGCTCGAGTACGACCCCGCGCTCGCCGGGATCACGGAGGACCTCGACGGCTTCGCCCGCGAGCTCGCCGTGCAGGCCGGTCGCGGCCTCGCGCCCGCCGGCACGTTCTTCTCCGCGGCGACCCCGGGGATCGTCTCGACCACCCTGCTGCTCGACGCCGCGAACCCGCACTACGGCGACGACCGCGCGTACGTCTTCGCGCTCGCCGACCAGCTCAAGCTCGAGTACGACGCCATCGTCGCGCGCGGCCACACCCTGCAGCTCGACGCACCCGACCTCGCGATGGAGCGGGTGATCCAGTTCGGCGACGCCACGCTCGAGGAGTTCCTCGCCGCGGTCGACCTGCACGTGGACGCGCTTAACCACGCGATCCGCGACATCCCGCGAGAGAAGGTGCGCCTCCACGTGTGCTGGGGCAACTGGCAGGGCCCGCACCAGGACGACGTGCCCGTCGAGGTGCTGCTCCCGCACCTCTACCGGGCGCGCGTGGGCGCGTTCAGCATCCCGCTCGGAAACCCCGCGCACCAGCACGAGGCGCCGTCGTTCCGCGGGCACCCGCTGCCCGAGGGCGCGGTGCTCATCCCGGGCGTGGTGGACGTGACCACCAACTACCTGGAGCACCCGCAGGTGATCGCCAACCGGATCCTCGAGGTGGTCGACGCCGTGGGCGACCCGGCGCGCGTGATCGCCGGCACCGACTGCGGCCTGTCGACATTCGCGAGCTACGAGTTCGTCGCCACCGACGTGGCGTGGGCGAAGCTCGCCGCGCTCGTCGAGGGCGCGGCCATCGCCTCGCGTCGGGTGCTCGGCTCGTGA
- a CDS encoding antitoxin VbhA family protein yields the protein MPEDRDGAGREERRRRVEDAAHSGEMEGLHLTPSTSEDAGEYVAGRIDATELRERVRARYGIG from the coding sequence ATGCCGGAGGATCGGGATGGCGCCGGGCGCGAGGAGCGCCGGCGCCGCGTGGAGGACGCCGCGCACAGCGGTGAGATGGAGGGGTTGCACCTCACCCCGAGCACGTCGGAGGACGCCGGCGAGTACGTGGCCGGACGAATCGACGCGACGGAGCTGCGCGAGCGCGTCCGCGCCCGATACGGCATCGGCTGA
- a CDS encoding NAD-dependent succinate-semialdehyde dehydrogenase, translating into MSSYAVTDPTTGETVAVHPEITDAELQEAVARAEGAYRGWSRRTSIAERAALVARVAELHVERRDELARIIVREMGKPLDQALGEVDFAADIHAYYARNVEEFLADEAIELADGTGSAFVRRSGLGVLLGIMPWNFPYYQVARFAAPAIVTGNAILLKHAPQCPESAEAIQRMFADAAAELGADPGVYVTVLATNAQIEGVIADPRVQGVSVTGSERAGAAVAEIAGRHLKKVVLELGGSDPFILLSTDDLDASVQDAVAARLDNNGQSCNGAKRFLVIDHLYEEFAARFTAQLTAAQPADPMSDGTVLGPLSSRAATERLTEQLSRAVAQGATFLASGEPDGNLFPPAVLADVTPEMDAYREEFFGPVAALYRVHSEEEAVALANDTPFGLGSYVYTTDPEQALRVADGIDAGMVWINLVLGDAAELPFGGVKRSGSGRELGRHAVDEFANRKLIRIA; encoded by the coding sequence ATGAGCAGCTACGCCGTCACCGATCCGACCACCGGCGAGACCGTCGCCGTGCATCCCGAGATCACCGACGCGGAGCTGCAGGAGGCCGTCGCGCGGGCCGAGGGCGCCTACCGCGGTTGGTCGCGCCGCACCTCCATCGCCGAGCGCGCCGCCCTCGTCGCGCGGGTCGCCGAGCTGCACGTGGAGCGCCGGGACGAGCTGGCGCGGATCATCGTGCGCGAGATGGGCAAGCCCCTCGACCAGGCGCTCGGCGAGGTGGACTTCGCCGCCGACATCCACGCCTACTACGCCCGGAACGTCGAGGAGTTCCTCGCCGACGAGGCCATCGAGCTCGCCGACGGCACCGGATCCGCGTTCGTGCGCCGCTCGGGCCTCGGCGTGCTGCTCGGGATCATGCCGTGGAACTTCCCCTACTACCAGGTGGCCCGGTTCGCGGCGCCGGCCATCGTGACCGGGAACGCGATCCTGCTCAAGCACGCGCCGCAGTGCCCGGAGTCGGCCGAGGCGATCCAGCGGATGTTCGCGGATGCCGCCGCCGAGCTCGGCGCCGACCCGGGCGTCTACGTGACCGTGCTCGCCACGAACGCGCAGATCGAGGGCGTGATCGCGGACCCGCGCGTGCAGGGCGTCTCCGTCACGGGATCCGAGCGGGCGGGCGCCGCCGTGGCCGAGATCGCCGGCCGGCACCTGAAGAAGGTCGTGCTCGAGCTCGGCGGATCCGACCCCTTCATCCTCCTGTCGACCGACGACCTCGACGCATCGGTCCAGGATGCGGTGGCCGCGCGCCTCGACAACAACGGCCAGTCCTGCAACGGCGCCAAGCGCTTCCTCGTGATCGACCACCTCTACGAGGAGTTCGCCGCCCGCTTCACCGCGCAGCTCACGGCGGCGCAGCCCGCGGATCCGATGTCCGACGGCACCGTGCTCGGCCCGCTCTCCTCGCGCGCCGCGACCGAGCGCCTCACCGAGCAGCTGTCCCGCGCGGTCGCGCAGGGCGCGACCTTCCTCGCGAGCGGAGAGCCGGACGGCAACCTCTTCCCGCCCGCGGTGCTCGCCGACGTGACCCCCGAGATGGACGCCTACCGCGAGGAGTTCTTCGGCCCGGTCGCCGCGCTGTACCGCGTGCACTCCGAGGAGGAGGCGGTCGCGCTCGCGAACGACACCCCGTTCGGCCTCGGTTCGTACGTCTACACGACGGATCCGGAGCAGGCGCTGCGGGTCGCCGACGGCATCGACGCGGGCATGGTCTGGATCAACCTCGTGCTCGGCGACGCGGCCGAGCTGCCCTTCGGCGGCGTGAAGCGCTCGGGCTCGGGCCGCGAGCTCGGCCGGCACGCGGTCGACGAGTTCGCGAACCGGAAGCTGATCCGCATCGCGTGA
- a CDS encoding DHA2 family efflux MFS transporter permease subunit: MTTPPSADTRRETLPTTSRAADDRAVAPEDERLPQGAPLVIGLLVVAAFVVILNETIMSVALPSLMADLDITTATAQWLTTGYMLTMAVVIPATGFILQRFSTRQVFGAAMTLFSIGTLIAAIAPGFGVLLLGRIVQASGTAIMMPLLFTTVLNLVPAARRGRLMGVISIVIAVAPAIGPTVSGLILSSLSWRWMFWIVLPIALIALTLGLWKITNLTTPRKLPFDILSVVLSTLAFGGLIFGLSSLGESAEGDAPLPLWIPITVGVLALAAFITRQVSLQREDRALMDLRTFRSRPFVVAIIMVSVSMMALFGSLIVLPLYLQNVLQLGTLETGLLLLPGGALMAILSPIVGRLFDRVGPRPLVIPGAIVVSIALWGMTTMLHEGTSIGWVIAVHLVLNAGLAFMFTPLLTSALGSLPPRLYSHGSATVSTMQQLAGAAGTALFVTVLTTTTVAGLADGQSEVTATAAGVQAAFMIGGFISLAAIVASFFVRRPAEPVPEGVAAH, from the coding sequence ATGACCACGCCGCCTTCCGCCGACACCCGGCGCGAGACCCTCCCCACCACGAGCCGCGCCGCGGACGACCGCGCCGTCGCCCCCGAGGACGAGCGCCTGCCGCAGGGCGCCCCGCTCGTCATCGGCCTGCTCGTGGTCGCCGCGTTCGTCGTGATCCTCAACGAGACGATCATGAGCGTCGCCCTCCCGAGCCTCATGGCCGACCTCGACATCACCACCGCCACCGCGCAGTGGCTCACCACCGGCTACATGCTGACGATGGCCGTCGTGATCCCCGCGACCGGCTTCATCCTGCAGCGCTTCTCCACGCGCCAGGTGTTCGGCGCCGCCATGACGCTGTTCTCGATCGGCACGCTCATCGCCGCGATCGCGCCCGGCTTCGGCGTGCTGCTCCTCGGCCGCATCGTGCAGGCCAGCGGCACGGCGATCATGATGCCGCTGCTGTTCACGACCGTCCTCAACCTCGTGCCCGCCGCGCGCCGCGGCCGCCTGATGGGCGTCATCTCCATCGTCATCGCGGTCGCCCCGGCGATCGGCCCGACGGTCTCCGGCCTCATCCTCAGCTCGCTCTCGTGGCGCTGGATGTTCTGGATCGTGCTGCCCATCGCGCTCATCGCGCTGACCCTCGGCCTCTGGAAGATCACGAACCTCACGACCCCGCGGAAGCTGCCGTTCGACATCCTCTCCGTCGTGCTCTCGACGCTCGCGTTCGGCGGTCTCATCTTCGGCCTCTCGAGCCTGGGCGAGTCGGCCGAGGGCGACGCGCCCCTGCCGCTGTGGATCCCGATCACCGTCGGCGTGCTCGCGCTCGCCGCGTTCATCACCCGCCAGGTCTCGCTGCAGCGCGAGGACCGCGCCCTCATGGACCTCCGCACGTTCCGCAGCCGCCCGTTCGTGGTCGCGATCATCATGGTGAGCGTCAGCATGATGGCGCTGTTCGGCAGCCTCATCGTCCTGCCGCTCTATCTGCAGAACGTGCTCCAGCTCGGCACGCTCGAGACCGGCCTGCTGCTCCTCCCGGGCGGCGCGCTGATGGCGATCCTGTCGCCCATCGTCGGCCGCCTGTTCGACCGCGTCGGGCCGCGCCCGCTCGTGATCCCCGGCGCCATCGTCGTGAGCATCGCCCTCTGGGGCATGACCACGATGCTCCACGAGGGCACGTCCATCGGCTGGGTCATCGCGGTGCACCTGGTGCTCAACGCCGGGCTCGCGTTCATGTTCACGCCGCTGCTCACCTCGGCGCTCGGATCCCTGCCGCCGCGCCTCTACTCGCACGGCAGCGCGACCGTCTCGACCATGCAGCAGCTCGCGGGGGCCGCGGGCACGGCGCTGTTCGTCACGGTGCTCACCACCACGACGGTCGCGGGCCTCGCGGACGGGCAGTCGGAGGTGACGGCGACCGCGGCCGGTGTGCAGGCGGCCTTCATGATCGGCGGGTTCATCTCGCTGGCCGCGATCGTCGCGTCGTTCTTCGTCCGGCGCCCCGCCGAGCCCGTCCCGGAGGGCGTGGCGGCGCACTGA
- a CDS encoding MalY/PatB family protein, with product MVEVTTAPIDEIRGQRTSIKWTRFPADVLPLFVAEMDYAIAEPVVEELVRRVRASDVGYLDGPGPLAPAFARFARERWGWIVDESRVRIATDVSVGIVETLRLAVPRGGRVVVTPPVYPPFFELVEEAGARVEEVPLLVSDGRASLDLTGLERAFASGVDAFLLCNPHNPMGIVHDARTLAAVARLAARHDVLVISDEVHAPLTLPGATFTPFAPLAESLGASSVCVTSASKGWNLAGAKCSLVIAGDPRTHALLDGLVEEVACRTSILGLHANVAAFSCTDWLDDAIARIVANDRLLASLLAEHLPGVVHHRPAAGYLAWLDLRPLGLGADPAAVLLERARVALNAGHCYGTGGAGHARLNLACDPDVLREAVRRIAAAVGAAAASTPVAAPAPAATH from the coding sequence ATGGTGGAGGTCACGACGGCGCCGATCGACGAGATCCGCGGCCAGCGCACGAGTATCAAGTGGACGCGGTTCCCCGCGGACGTGCTGCCCCTGTTCGTGGCCGAGATGGACTACGCGATCGCCGAGCCCGTGGTCGAGGAGCTGGTGCGGCGCGTGCGCGCGTCCGACGTCGGCTACCTCGACGGGCCGGGACCGCTCGCGCCCGCGTTCGCCCGGTTCGCCCGCGAGCGGTGGGGCTGGATCGTCGACGAGAGCCGCGTGCGCATCGCCACCGACGTGAGCGTCGGCATCGTCGAGACCCTGCGGCTCGCCGTGCCGCGCGGCGGCCGCGTGGTCGTGACGCCGCCCGTGTACCCGCCCTTCTTCGAGCTGGTGGAGGAGGCGGGCGCGCGCGTCGAGGAGGTGCCGCTCCTGGTGTCCGACGGCCGCGCATCGCTCGACCTCACGGGGCTCGAGCGCGCGTTCGCGTCCGGGGTCGACGCGTTCCTCCTCTGCAACCCGCACAACCCGATGGGGATCGTGCACGACGCCCGGACCCTCGCGGCCGTCGCCCGGCTCGCCGCCCGCCACGACGTGCTCGTGATCAGCGACGAGGTGCACGCGCCGCTCACGCTCCCGGGCGCGACCTTCACGCCGTTCGCGCCGCTGGCCGAGTCGCTCGGCGCGAGCTCCGTCTGCGTCACCTCCGCGAGCAAGGGGTGGAACCTCGCGGGCGCCAAGTGCTCGCTCGTCATCGCGGGGGATCCGCGCACGCACGCGCTGCTCGACGGCCTCGTGGAGGAGGTGGCCTGTCGCACGAGCATCCTCGGGCTGCACGCGAACGTCGCCGCGTTCTCCTGTACCGACTGGCTCGACGATGCCATCGCCCGAATCGTCGCGAACGACCGGCTCCTCGCCTCCCTCCTCGCCGAGCACCTGCCCGGCGTCGTCCACCACCGCCCCGCCGCCGGCTACCTCGCCTGGCTCGACCTCCGCCCGCTCGGCCTCGGAGCCGACCCGGCCGCGGTGCTGCTCGAGCGGGCTCGAGTCGCCCTCAACGCCGGCCACTGCTACGGCACCGGGGGCGCCGGCCACGCCCGCCTCAACCTCGCCTGCGATCCCGACGTGCTGAGGGAGGCCGTGCGGCGCATCGCGGCCGCCGTCGGAGCCGCCGCCGCTTCCACTCCCGTCGCCGCCCCCGCCCCCGCCGCCACCCACTGA
- a CDS encoding Fic family protein has translation MTYVELVWEPQESAHLSRRDRARGTYRAFVPDELATGLPQIGREAQDAATDALAVLARADERIGRRAGYLNHLLIRSESISSSWIEGNRVTPKRLAIAELLQQGTRVALDVIANVRATEEAIDALADRERPITVPDIEALQHVIEPSLAEGIRTEQNWVGGSGWSPLRAEFVPPPEGEVRRLLDDLARFCTDTEGNPVVRAAIAHAQFETIHPFIDGNGRTGRALIHTVLRRGDAVRDILIPISTVLASDADAYIAGLTAFRAGRVDEWVRAFAEAAELAAGTAVRLAEDVARLDEESVERLVEHRRKKGLTPARPRADAVVLRVLGRLATDPVLTADSAARTHGVSRVAAHRALTQLADAGVLARNKDQKGRLVCWTADRHLALVALSERSNRVGGGDTAAQRPRHGPPAPDASVLGRLRESQSADLRRQARGQPAPAPQAAPVPAMSRSRRRTAA, from the coding sequence GTGACGTACGTCGAGCTCGTCTGGGAGCCGCAGGAATCCGCTCATCTCAGCCGCCGTGACCGCGCGCGCGGCACGTACCGGGCGTTCGTGCCGGACGAGCTGGCCACCGGCCTGCCGCAGATCGGGAGAGAGGCGCAGGACGCCGCGACCGACGCCCTCGCGGTGCTGGCGAGGGCGGACGAGCGGATCGGCCGCCGAGCGGGCTATCTCAACCACCTGCTCATCCGGTCGGAGAGCATCTCCTCGTCGTGGATCGAGGGGAACCGCGTCACGCCGAAGCGCCTCGCCATCGCCGAGCTCCTGCAGCAGGGCACGCGGGTCGCCCTCGACGTGATCGCCAACGTGCGCGCCACGGAGGAGGCGATCGACGCCCTCGCGGATCGGGAGCGCCCGATCACCGTCCCGGACATCGAGGCGCTCCAGCACGTCATCGAGCCGTCGCTCGCCGAGGGGATCCGGACGGAGCAGAACTGGGTCGGAGGATCCGGTTGGTCCCCGCTCCGGGCGGAGTTCGTGCCGCCTCCGGAGGGCGAGGTCCGTCGGCTCCTCGACGATCTCGCCCGCTTCTGCACGGACACGGAGGGCAACCCGGTCGTGCGGGCGGCCATCGCGCACGCCCAGTTCGAGACCATCCACCCCTTCATCGACGGGAACGGCCGCACGGGCCGCGCGCTCATCCACACGGTCCTGCGACGCGGCGACGCGGTGCGCGACATCCTGATCCCCATCTCGACGGTCCTCGCCTCGGATGCGGACGCGTACATCGCCGGGCTCACCGCCTTCCGCGCCGGCCGCGTCGACGAGTGGGTCCGAGCCTTCGCGGAGGCGGCCGAGCTGGCCGCCGGCACCGCGGTGCGTCTGGCGGAGGACGTCGCCCGGCTCGACGAGGAGAGCGTCGAGCGGCTCGTGGAGCATCGTCGAAAGAAGGGACTCACCCCCGCGCGGCCTCGGGCGGACGCGGTCGTCCTGCGCGTGCTCGGTCGGCTCGCGACGGATCCCGTGCTCACTGCGGACAGCGCCGCGCGCACCCACGGCGTGTCACGGGTGGCCGCGCACCGGGCGCTCACCCAGCTGGCCGACGCGGGTGTCCTCGCACGCAACAAGGACCAGAAGGGGCGCCTCGTCTGCTGGACGGCGGACCGCCACCTCGCGCTCGTCGCCCTCAGCGAGCGGAGCAACAGGGTCGGCGGAGGCGACACGGCCGCGCAGCGTCCCCGTCACGGTCCGCCAGCTCCCGATGCGTCCGTGCTCGGACGCCTCCGGGAGTCGCAGTCCGCGGATCTCAGACGACAGGCGCGCGGCCAGCCCGCGCCCGCGCCTCAGGCCGCGCCCGTGCCCGCGATGTCCCGGAGCCGCCGGCGCACCGCTGCGTAG
- a CDS encoding TetR/AcrR family transcriptional regulator, giving the protein MSTVSETADAESAGATLPAGGATGLRERRRMATTTEISEAALALFEQRGMAATTIHDIAQAAGVSDRTCFRYFPSKEESVLTLHPVFDAPLDAWLADVDRGSAPLPQLEAVYERVLATLDGDLSAIAHQQLRVRRLMAAEPQLRSTAVSIDATRSWELAERITTAFGGRITAQEARLVTELAGVAVRAAFDEWADARTAGLDATLVASYAAVRRRLRDIAGTGAA; this is encoded by the coding sequence ATGAGCACGGTGAGCGAGACGGCGGACGCCGAGAGCGCGGGTGCGACCCTCCCGGCGGGCGGCGCGACCGGCCTCCGCGAGCGGCGGCGCATGGCGACGACCACCGAGATCAGCGAGGCGGCGCTCGCGCTCTTCGAGCAGCGCGGCATGGCGGCCACCACCATCCACGACATCGCGCAGGCCGCGGGCGTCTCGGACCGCACGTGCTTCCGCTACTTCCCGAGCAAGGAGGAGTCGGTCCTCACGCTCCACCCGGTGTTCGACGCGCCGCTCGACGCCTGGCTCGCCGACGTCGACCGCGGATCCGCGCCGCTCCCCCAGCTCGAGGCCGTCTACGAGCGCGTGCTCGCAACCCTCGACGGCGACCTCTCCGCCATCGCCCACCAGCAGCTGCGCGTGCGCCGGCTCATGGCCGCGGAGCCGCAGCTGCGGTCGACGGCGGTCTCGATCGACGCGACGCGCTCGTGGGAGCTGGCCGAGCGGATCACGACGGCGTTCGGCGGCCGCATCACGGCACAGGAGGCCCGGCTCGTGACCGAGCTCGCGGGCGTCGCGGTGCGCGCGGCCTTCGACGAGTGGGCGGATGCGCGCACGGCCGGCCTCGACGCGACCCTCGTCGCGTCCTACGCAGCGGTGCGCCGGCGGCTCCGGGACATCGCGGGCACGGGCGCGGCCTGA
- a CDS encoding SulP family inorganic anion transporter → MASGTSTPTVPAPPVRQPSPTVLQALRSPRLLSREVLAGLVVALALIPETISFSIIAGVDPRVGLFSSFVMAVAIAFLGGRPAMITAATGAVALVVAPIVRDHGLDYLIATVILGGLLQIVLGLLGVAKLMRFIPRSVMVGFVNALAILIFSAQIPNLVGVPWLVYPLVAGGIAIIVVMPRITKVVPAPLVAIVVITVAVVVTALAVPTVGDQGALPDSLPTLFIPDVPLTFDTLRIIAPYALALALVGILESLMTAKLVDDITDTPSRKTRETLGQGGANILSGLFGGMGGCAMIGQTMINVKASGARTRISTFLAGVFLLILVVGLGDVVATIPMAALVAVMIMVSVGTFDWHSIRPSTLRRMPVGETLVMVLTVIVVVLTDNLAIGVIIGVIASMIVFARRVAHFATVERTERTDEDGAPVAHYAVIGELFFASSNDLTTQFDYAGDPERVVIDMTGSHVWDASTVAALDAITYKYERHGKRAVISGMNASSAAMHGRLAGELGAGH, encoded by the coding sequence ATGGCCTCAGGAACATCCACCCCGACCGTCCCCGCGCCGCCCGTCCGGCAGCCCAGCCCCACCGTCCTCCAGGCGCTGAGGAGCCCGCGCCTCCTCAGCCGCGAGGTGCTCGCCGGCCTCGTGGTCGCGCTCGCGCTGATCCCCGAGACGATCTCGTTCTCGATCATCGCCGGCGTGGATCCGCGCGTCGGCCTCTTCTCGTCGTTCGTGATGGCCGTCGCCATCGCGTTCCTCGGCGGCCGGCCCGCGATGATCACCGCGGCCACCGGCGCCGTCGCGCTCGTCGTGGCACCGATCGTGCGCGACCACGGCCTCGACTACCTCATCGCCACCGTGATCCTCGGCGGCCTGCTGCAGATCGTGCTCGGCCTGCTCGGCGTCGCGAAGCTCATGCGGTTCATCCCGCGCTCGGTGATGGTCGGCTTCGTCAACGCGCTCGCGATCCTCATCTTCTCCGCGCAGATCCCGAACCTCGTGGGCGTGCCGTGGCTCGTCTACCCGCTGGTCGCGGGCGGCATCGCGATCATCGTGGTGATGCCGCGGATCACGAAGGTCGTCCCCGCGCCGCTCGTCGCGATCGTCGTCATCACCGTCGCGGTGGTCGTCACCGCGCTCGCCGTGCCGACCGTGGGCGACCAGGGCGCGCTGCCCGACAGCCTGCCGACCCTCTTCATCCCGGACGTCCCGCTCACGTTCGACACCCTGCGGATCATCGCGCCGTACGCGCTCGCCCTGGCGCTCGTCGGGATCCTCGAGTCGCTGATGACCGCCAAGCTCGTCGACGACATCACCGACACGCCGTCGCGCAAGACCCGCGAGACGCTCGGCCAGGGCGGCGCGAACATCCTCTCGGGCCTCTTCGGCGGCATGGGCGGCTGCGCGATGATCGGCCAGACGATGATCAACGTGAAGGCCTCCGGCGCACGTACCCGCATCTCCACGTTCCTCGCGGGCGTGTTCCTGCTGATCCTCGTGGTCGGCCTCGGCGACGTCGTCGCGACGATCCCGATGGCCGCGCTCGTGGCCGTGATGATCATGGTCTCGGTCGGCACCTTCGACTGGCACAGCATCCGGCCGTCGACGCTGCGCCGCATGCCGGTCGGCGAGACGCTCGTGATGGTGCTCACGGTGATCGTCGTCGTGCTCACCGACAACCTCGCGATCGGCGTCATCATCGGAGTGATCGCCTCGATGATCGTCTTCGCCCGCCGCGTCGCGCACTTCGCGACGGTCGAGCGCACGGAGCGCACCGACGAGGACGGCGCCCCGGTCGCGCACTACGCCGTCATCGGCGAGCTCTTCTTCGCCTCCAGCAACGACCTCACCACGCAGTTCGACTACGCGGGCGACCCGGAGCGCGTGGTCATCGACATGACCGGATCCCACGTCTGGGACGCCTCGACCGTCGCGGCCCTCGACGCCATCACGTACAAGTACGAGCGCCACGGCAAGCGCGCCGTCATCAGCGGCATGAACGCGTCGTCCGCCGCGATGCACGGCCGCCTCGCGGGGGAGCTGGGCGCGGGGCACTGA
- a CDS encoding O-acetylhomoserine aminocarboxypropyltransferase/cysteine synthase family protein → MLDGIRAAAPDAAARAAAAAAAGFTTRQVHAGSTPDTAHGARVAPVHLSAGFVFDSFAEARDRFAGADEGYLYTRNGNPTTDEVERRLADLEGGTEALLLASGQGATATAMLSILQAGDRILSSRSVYEGNRTLFQGSLGRLGIGVDFVDDHRDLAEWERRITPETRVLFGEPIPNPKNDLLDLAGIAGVAHRHGLPFVVDSTLATPYLLRPIEHGADVVVHSTSKFLAGHGAVLGGVVVDGGSFDWAARPDLFPHLNQPERSFGGASWADRFGRGALAAYAREVVASRFGPTPAPFNAFLLRQGIETLSLRVERHSANALAVARFLEQRPEVSSVDYAGLESSPSHDLALTYLPDGQGSVFSFTLAGGEPAAEAFTDAVQLFSRMTHLGDVRSLVLHPASTTHAGRTPEERDAAGIWPGLLRVSIGIEDIADILRDLEHGLDAARAVGSGRPSVAARQA, encoded by the coding sequence GTGCTCGACGGGATCCGCGCGGCCGCGCCCGACGCCGCCGCGCGCGCCGCCGCCGCGGCCGCCGCCGGCTTCACCACGCGGCAGGTGCACGCCGGATCCACCCCCGACACCGCCCACGGCGCCCGTGTCGCGCCCGTGCACCTCAGCGCCGGCTTCGTCTTCGACAGCTTCGCCGAGGCGCGCGACCGCTTCGCCGGGGCCGACGAGGGGTACCTCTACACGCGCAACGGCAACCCCACGACCGACGAGGTGGAGCGGCGCCTCGCCGACCTCGAGGGCGGCACGGAGGCGCTCCTCCTCGCGAGCGGACAGGGCGCGACCGCGACGGCGATGCTGTCGATCCTCCAGGCCGGCGACCGGATCCTCTCCTCGCGCAGCGTCTACGAGGGCAACCGCACCCTCTTCCAGGGAAGCCTCGGCCGGCTCGGCATCGGCGTCGACTTCGTGGACGACCACCGCGACCTCGCCGAGTGGGAGCGCCGGATCACGCCGGAGACGCGCGTGCTGTTCGGCGAGCCCATTCCGAACCCCAAGAACGACCTGCTCGACCTCGCCGGCATCGCCGGGGTCGCGCACCGCCACGGCCTGCCGTTCGTGGTCGACTCCACGCTCGCGACGCCCTACCTGCTGCGGCCCATCGAGCACGGCGCCGACGTCGTCGTGCACTCGACGAGCAAGTTCCTCGCGGGCCACGGCGCGGTGCTCGGCGGCGTCGTGGTGGACGGCGGATCCTTCGACTGGGCCGCCCGTCCCGACCTCTTCCCGCACCTGAACCAGCCCGAGCGCTCGTTCGGCGGCGCGAGCTGGGCCGACCGCTTCGGCCGCGGCGCGCTCGCCGCGTACGCCCGCGAGGTCGTCGCCTCGCGCTTCGGCCCGACGCCCGCGCCGTTCAACGCGTTCCTGCTGCGGCAGGGCATCGAGACGCTGTCGCTGCGGGTCGAGCGCCACTCGGCCAACGCGCTCGCGGTGGCGCGCTTCCTCGAGCAGCGGCCCGAGGTGTCGTCGGTCGACTACGCGGGGCTCGAGTCGAGCCCGTCGCACGACCTGGCGCTCACGTACCTGCCCGACGGCCAGGGATCCGTGTTCTCGTTCACGCTCGCGGGCGGGGAGCCGGCCGCCGAGGCGTTCACCGACGCGGTGCAGCTCTTCAGCCGCATGACCCACCTCGGCGACGTCCGCTCGCTCGTGCTGCACCCGGCGTCGACCACGCACGCCGGCCGCACTCCCGAGGAGCGCGACGCCGCCGGGATCTGGCCGGGCCTCCTCCGCGTCTCCATCGGCATCGAGGACATCGCCGACATCCTCCGCGACCTCGAGCATGGGCTGGATGCGGCGCGCGCCGTCGGATCCGGACGGCCGTCCGTCGCCGCGCGACAGGCGTGA